A genomic window from Elusimicrobiota bacterium includes:
- the lspA gene encoding signal peptidase II — MKHLKYSCPVILLIVILDQLTKFFIRKNFFLYQSKPVTSFLSLTYIHNTGMAWGFFQNQAYSNVAFIFIMIAILACFIIYYNKLIEFGGRAAEIAITLVFAGAFGNLIDRIFLGNVIDFIDFHFFPVFNVADSSISIGGAILFISFFIKRKS, encoded by the coding sequence ATGAAACATTTGAAATATAGCTGTCCCGTTATTCTTCTTATTGTCATTCTTGATCAGCTAACCAAGTTTTTTATAAGAAAAAACTTTTTCCTCTACCAGTCAAAACCGGTCACATCCTTTCTATCCTTGACCTATATACATAATACCGGCATGGCGTGGGGTTTTTTTCAGAACCAGGCTTATTCAAATGTTGCATTCATTTTTATTATGATCGCCATACTCGCCTGTTTCATCATTTATTACAATAAACTTATTGAATTTGGCGGTCGAGCGGCTGAAATTGCAATTACACTGGTTTTTGCCGGAGCTTTTGGAAACCTGATAGACAGAATTTTTCTGGGAAATGTAATAGATTTTATTGATTTCCATTTTTTCCCCGTTTTTAATGTCGCAGATTCGTCCATTTCAATCGGCGGCGCAATACTTTTCATTTCTTTTTTTATTAAAAGGAAATCTTAA